One window of Medicago truncatula cultivar Jemalong A17 chromosome 2, MtrunA17r5.0-ANR, whole genome shotgun sequence genomic DNA carries:
- the LOC25486600 gene encoding TITAN-like protein isoform X1 translates to MREQSENKSKSAKPKTGTKEKKKSEFEFCKVCKINHDQGLRHKYFPKHKQSLSTFLSRFKNKLSDVRFFLKTPSPLTPQLASGNRFWCVFCDQDINEHSSSFACENAIRHLASVEHVNNLKHFFWKYGGTVDQLDVFTVSHNDVAKWDKRCANLKKEASLQSEESPGAVFGPSSDIHNQSNNENIDSFKNNIYSNSVNSNVVLPLHCYTNEYQVSSSGHSGVGNTGLLDIGKSSLPSEACSSANTLALQDFAAERRSHKLPYNSGQWSSDGYSCNKAQVLDNGKVVSGESGPQGIQMLTRISFVPAENGGGNVHSGAPPPWFETTEGVQMHPKPVLGDLVSHSNKSGKHKKLSPKRVGAAWAEKRKIEMEMEKRGETVRNECDASWLPNFGRVWQSGSRRESRKEFEKEKQELSNVEAQPEMPIKIQPYVSKRMVRFTF, encoded by the exons ATGAGGGAGCAATCTGAGAACAAGAGCAAGAGTGCCAAGCCTAAAACAGGCacaaaggagaagaagaaaagtgagtTTGAGTTCTGCAAGGTTTGCAAAATAAATCATGACCAAGGTCTTCGCCACAAGTATTTCCCTAAGCACAAACAATCCCTTTCCACCTTCCTCTCTCGCTTCAAAAACAAACTCTCCGATGTTCGCTTCTTCCTCAAAACACCTTCTCCTCTTACTCCTCAACTTGCTTCCGGCAATCGCTTCTGGTGTGTTTTCTGTGACCAAGATATCAATGAGCACTCCAGTTCTTTTGCCtg TGAAAATGCGATTCGTCACCTAGCAAGTGTAGAACATGTGAATAATTTGAAGCACTTCTTTTGGAAATATGGTGGCACAGTGGATCAGCTGGATGTGTTTACAGTTTCTCATAATGACGTTGCAAAG TGGGACAAGAGGTGCGCAAACCTTAAAAAAGAAGCTTCATTGCAAAGTGAGGAAAGTCCTGGAGCAGTTTTTGGACCTTCAAGTGATATCCATAATCAATCGAACAATGAAAATATtgatagttttaaaaataatatttattccaATTCTGTGAACTCGAATGTTGTTTTGCCTTTACACTGCTACACAAATGAGTATCAGGTATCCTCTTCAGGTCACTCTGGAGTTGGAAATACCGGCCTTTTAGATATTGGTAAATCTTCTTTACCTTCGGAAGCATGCTCCAGTGCGAATACCCTTGCTTTGCAGGATTTTGCAG CTGAACGGAGAAGTCACAAACTCCCTTATAATAGTGGACAATGGTCAAGTGATGGATACTCATGTAATAAAGCG CAGGTTCTTGATAATGGTAAAGTGGTCAGCGGAGAGAGTGGTCCGCAAG GTATACAAATGCTCACTCGGATTTCTTTTGTGCCTGCTGAAAATGGTGGTGGAAATGTTCATTCTGGAGCACCTCCGCCTTGGTTTGAAACAACTGAGGGAGTTCAGATGCATCCGAAGCCTGTTTTAGGAGACCTTGTCTCCCATTCAAACAAGTCAGGGAAGCACAAAAAGTTGAGTCCTAAACGCGTTGGAGCTGCTTGGGCAGAAAAGAGAAAGATTGAAATGGAGATGGAAAAGAGGGGAGAGACTGTGAGGAACGAATGTGATGCCAGCTGGCTTCCTAATTTTGGTAGAGTCTGGCAATCTGGCAGCAGAAGAGAATCCAGAAAAGAATTTGAAAAGGAGAAACAAGAGTTGTCAAATGTTGAAGCTCAACCTGAGATGCCAATCAAGATACAACCTTATGTTAGCAAAAGAATGGTGCGTTTTACATTCTAA
- the LOC25486600 gene encoding TITAN-like protein isoform X2: MREQSENKSKSAKPKTGTKEKKKSEFEFCKVCKINHDQGLRHKYFPKHKQSLSTFLSRFKNKLSDVRFFLKTPSPLTPQLASGNRFWCVFCDQDINEHSSSFACENAIRHLASVEHVNNLKHFFWKYGGTVDQLDVFTVSHNDVAKWDKRCANLKKEASLQSEESPGAVFGPSSDIHNQSNNENIDSFKNNIYSNSVNSNVVLPLHCYTNEYQVSSSGHSGVGNTGLLDIGKSSLPSEACSSANTLALQDFAAERRSHKLPYNSGQWSSDGYSCNKAVLDNGKVVSGESGPQGIQMLTRISFVPAENGGGNVHSGAPPPWFETTEGVQMHPKPVLGDLVSHSNKSGKHKKLSPKRVGAAWAEKRKIEMEMEKRGETVRNECDASWLPNFGRVWQSGSRRESRKEFEKEKQELSNVEAQPEMPIKIQPYVSKRMVRFTF; this comes from the exons ATGAGGGAGCAATCTGAGAACAAGAGCAAGAGTGCCAAGCCTAAAACAGGCacaaaggagaagaagaaaagtgagtTTGAGTTCTGCAAGGTTTGCAAAATAAATCATGACCAAGGTCTTCGCCACAAGTATTTCCCTAAGCACAAACAATCCCTTTCCACCTTCCTCTCTCGCTTCAAAAACAAACTCTCCGATGTTCGCTTCTTCCTCAAAACACCTTCTCCTCTTACTCCTCAACTTGCTTCCGGCAATCGCTTCTGGTGTGTTTTCTGTGACCAAGATATCAATGAGCACTCCAGTTCTTTTGCCtg TGAAAATGCGATTCGTCACCTAGCAAGTGTAGAACATGTGAATAATTTGAAGCACTTCTTTTGGAAATATGGTGGCACAGTGGATCAGCTGGATGTGTTTACAGTTTCTCATAATGACGTTGCAAAG TGGGACAAGAGGTGCGCAAACCTTAAAAAAGAAGCTTCATTGCAAAGTGAGGAAAGTCCTGGAGCAGTTTTTGGACCTTCAAGTGATATCCATAATCAATCGAACAATGAAAATATtgatagttttaaaaataatatttattccaATTCTGTGAACTCGAATGTTGTTTTGCCTTTACACTGCTACACAAATGAGTATCAGGTATCCTCTTCAGGTCACTCTGGAGTTGGAAATACCGGCCTTTTAGATATTGGTAAATCTTCTTTACCTTCGGAAGCATGCTCCAGTGCGAATACCCTTGCTTTGCAGGATTTTGCAG CTGAACGGAGAAGTCACAAACTCCCTTATAATAGTGGACAATGGTCAAGTGATGGATACTCATGTAATAAAGCG GTTCTTGATAATGGTAAAGTGGTCAGCGGAGAGAGTGGTCCGCAAG GTATACAAATGCTCACTCGGATTTCTTTTGTGCCTGCTGAAAATGGTGGTGGAAATGTTCATTCTGGAGCACCTCCGCCTTGGTTTGAAACAACTGAGGGAGTTCAGATGCATCCGAAGCCTGTTTTAGGAGACCTTGTCTCCCATTCAAACAAGTCAGGGAAGCACAAAAAGTTGAGTCCTAAACGCGTTGGAGCTGCTTGGGCAGAAAAGAGAAAGATTGAAATGGAGATGGAAAAGAGGGGAGAGACTGTGAGGAACGAATGTGATGCCAGCTGGCTTCCTAATTTTGGTAGAGTCTGGCAATCTGGCAGCAGAAGAGAATCCAGAAAAGAATTTGAAAAGGAGAAACAAGAGTTGTCAAATGTTGAAGCTCAACCTGAGATGCCAATCAAGATACAACCTTATGTTAGCAAAAGAATGGTGCGTTTTACATTCTAA
- the LOC11417762 gene encoding TITAN-like protein isoform X1, whose amino-acid sequence MREQSENKSKSAKPKTGTKEKKKSEFEFCKVCKINHDQGLRHKYFPKHKQSLSTFLSRFKNKLSDVRFFLKTPSPLTPQLASGNRFWCVFCDQDIDEHSSSFACENAIRHLASVKHVNNLKHFFWKYGGTVDQLDVFTVSHNDVAKWDKRCANLKKKLHCKVRKVLEQFLDLQVTNEYQVSSSGHSGVGNTGLLDIGKSSLPSEACSSANTLALQDFAAERRSHKLPYNSGQWSSDGYSCNKAQVLDNGKVVSGESGPQGIQMLTRISFVPAENGGGNVHSGAPPPWFETTEGVQMHPKPVLGDLVSHSNKSGKHKKLNPKRVGAAWAEKRKIEMEMEKRGETVRNECDASWLPNFGRVWQSGSRRESRKEFEKEKQELSNVEAQPEMPIKIQPYVSKRMVRFTF is encoded by the exons ATGAGGGAGCAATCTGAGAACAAGAGCAAGAGTGCCAAGCCTAAAACAGGCacaaaggagaagaagaaaagtgagtTTGAGTTCTGCAAGGTTTGCAAAATAAATCATGACCAAGGTCTTCGCCACAAGTATTTCCCTAAGCACAAACAATCCCTTTCCACCTTCCTCTCTCGCTTCAAAAACAAACTCTCCGATGTTCGCTTCTTCCTCAAAACACCTTCTCCTCTTACTCCTCAACTTGCTTCCGGCAATCGCTTCTGGTGTGTTTTCTGTGACCAAGATATCGATGAGCACTCCAGTTCTTTTGCCtg TGAAAATGCGATTCGTCACCTAGCAAGTGTAAAACATGTGAATAATTTGAAGCACTTCTTTTGGAAATATGGTGGCACAGTGGATCAGCTGGATGTGTTTACAGTTTCTCATAATGACGTTGCAAAG TGGGACAAGAGGTGCGCAAACCTTAAAAAGAAGCTTCATTGCAAAGTGAGGAAAGTCCTGGAGCAGTTTTTGGACCTTCAAGTG ACAAATGAGTATCAGGTATCCTCTTCAGGTCACTCTGGAGTTGGAAATACCGGCCTTTTAGATATTGGTAAATCTTCTTTACCTTCGGAAGCATGCTCCAGTGCGAATACCCTTGCTTTGCAGGATTTTGCAG CTGAACGGAGAAGTCACAAACTCCCTTATAATAGTGGACAATGGTCAAGTGATGGATACTCATGTAATAAAGCG CAGGTTCTTGATAATGGTAAAGTGGTCAGCGGAGAGAGTGGTCCGCAAG GTATACAAATGCTCACTCGGATTTCTTTTGTGCCTGCTGAAAATGGTGGTGGAAATGTTCATTCTGGAGCACCTCCGCCTTGGTTTGAAACAACTGAGGGAGTTCAGATGCATCCGAAGCCTGTTTTAGGAGACCTTGTCTCCCATTCAAACAAGTCAGGGAAGCACAAAAAGTTGAATCCTAAACGCGTTGGAGCTGCTTGGGCAGAAAAGAGAAAGATTGAAATGGAGATGGAAAAGAGGGGAGAGACTGTGAGGAACGAATGTGATGCCAGCTGGCTTCCTAATTTTGGTAGAGTCTGGCAATCTGGCAGCAGAAGAGAATCCAGAAAAGAATTTGAAAAGGAGAAACAAGAGTTGTCAAATGTTGAAGCTCAACCTGAGATGCCAATCAAGATACAACCTTATGTTAGCAAAAGAATGGTGCGTTTTACATTCTAA
- the LOC11417762 gene encoding TITAN-like protein isoform X2: MREQSENKSKSAKPKTGTKEKKKSEFEFCKVCKINHDQGLRHKYFPKHKQSLSTFLSRFKNKLSDVRFFLKTPSPLTPQLASGNRFWCVFCDQDIDEHSSSFACENAIRHLASVKHVNNLKHFFWKYGGTVDQLDVFTVSHNDVAKWDKRCANLKKKLHCKVRKVLEQFLDLQVTNEYQVSSSGHSGVGNTGLLDIGKSSLPSEACSSANTLALQDFAAERRSHKLPYNSGQWSSDGYSCNKAVLDNGKVVSGESGPQGIQMLTRISFVPAENGGGNVHSGAPPPWFETTEGVQMHPKPVLGDLVSHSNKSGKHKKLNPKRVGAAWAEKRKIEMEMEKRGETVRNECDASWLPNFGRVWQSGSRRESRKEFEKEKQELSNVEAQPEMPIKIQPYVSKRMVRFTF; encoded by the exons ATGAGGGAGCAATCTGAGAACAAGAGCAAGAGTGCCAAGCCTAAAACAGGCacaaaggagaagaagaaaagtgagtTTGAGTTCTGCAAGGTTTGCAAAATAAATCATGACCAAGGTCTTCGCCACAAGTATTTCCCTAAGCACAAACAATCCCTTTCCACCTTCCTCTCTCGCTTCAAAAACAAACTCTCCGATGTTCGCTTCTTCCTCAAAACACCTTCTCCTCTTACTCCTCAACTTGCTTCCGGCAATCGCTTCTGGTGTGTTTTCTGTGACCAAGATATCGATGAGCACTCCAGTTCTTTTGCCtg TGAAAATGCGATTCGTCACCTAGCAAGTGTAAAACATGTGAATAATTTGAAGCACTTCTTTTGGAAATATGGTGGCACAGTGGATCAGCTGGATGTGTTTACAGTTTCTCATAATGACGTTGCAAAG TGGGACAAGAGGTGCGCAAACCTTAAAAAGAAGCTTCATTGCAAAGTGAGGAAAGTCCTGGAGCAGTTTTTGGACCTTCAAGTG ACAAATGAGTATCAGGTATCCTCTTCAGGTCACTCTGGAGTTGGAAATACCGGCCTTTTAGATATTGGTAAATCTTCTTTACCTTCGGAAGCATGCTCCAGTGCGAATACCCTTGCTTTGCAGGATTTTGCAG CTGAACGGAGAAGTCACAAACTCCCTTATAATAGTGGACAATGGTCAAGTGATGGATACTCATGTAATAAAGCG GTTCTTGATAATGGTAAAGTGGTCAGCGGAGAGAGTGGTCCGCAAG GTATACAAATGCTCACTCGGATTTCTTTTGTGCCTGCTGAAAATGGTGGTGGAAATGTTCATTCTGGAGCACCTCCGCCTTGGTTTGAAACAACTGAGGGAGTTCAGATGCATCCGAAGCCTGTTTTAGGAGACCTTGTCTCCCATTCAAACAAGTCAGGGAAGCACAAAAAGTTGAATCCTAAACGCGTTGGAGCTGCTTGGGCAGAAAAGAGAAAGATTGAAATGGAGATGGAAAAGAGGGGAGAGACTGTGAGGAACGAATGTGATGCCAGCTGGCTTCCTAATTTTGGTAGAGTCTGGCAATCTGGCAGCAGAAGAGAATCCAGAAAAGAATTTGAAAAGGAGAAACAAGAGTTGTCAAATGTTGAAGCTCAACCTGAGATGCCAATCAAGATACAACCTTATGTTAGCAAAAGAATGGTGCGTTTTACATTCTAA